The following proteins are encoded in a genomic region of Desulfosporosinus youngiae DSM 17734:
- the mutY gene encoding A/G-specific adenine glycosylase gives MDLSSESLKDIAEEQSLSARLLRWYSAEKRDLPWRQTGDPYAIWVSEVMLQQTQVKTVIPYYERFLQRFPNVEQLAKANLEDVLTIWSGLGYYSRARRMWEGANYILQHLKGKFPGDYDALLQIPGIGDYTAGAIASIGFGQKVPAIDGNVKRVVSRLLAWPEPVETVRSYRHFRERLMVWQPALQAGDFNQALMELGAMVCTPTKPDCPACPVAEACKGCLQGDFLRYPVKKPKAQRQVLTRLTFVLRKGNRVYLQKRSSKGLLADLWEFPGVELSDGTIHSLNDDLPVISGNESYEFYQQAVAEGVLFDDRVKDQFRRGLSWQGPVWYTFSHRRWKIIWAIIDLPEQYDSSNQLNPPEVMSAWTIRESKGEAGAAASGEINQFDKEGWVSMDDLNVIPLPVAFSAIVQKLSERL, from the coding sequence GCGAAAGCTTAAAGGATATAGCAGAGGAGCAGAGCCTGTCTGCCCGTTTATTAAGATGGTATTCAGCGGAAAAAAGAGATTTGCCCTGGCGGCAGACTGGAGATCCTTACGCCATTTGGGTATCCGAAGTCATGTTGCAACAAACCCAGGTCAAGACCGTGATTCCCTATTATGAACGATTTTTACAACGTTTTCCCAATGTGGAACAACTGGCAAAGGCAAACCTTGAAGATGTTTTAACCATCTGGAGCGGGTTAGGGTATTACTCCCGGGCCCGCCGCATGTGGGAAGGAGCTAATTACATTCTTCAGCACCTTAAGGGTAAATTCCCCGGGGATTATGATGCCCTTTTACAGATTCCGGGAATAGGAGATTATACTGCCGGAGCCATCGCCAGCATTGGATTTGGGCAGAAGGTGCCGGCTATCGATGGAAATGTAAAGCGGGTTGTTTCCCGCCTTTTGGCCTGGCCGGAGCCTGTCGAAACGGTTCGCAGTTATCGTCACTTCAGAGAGCGCTTGATGGTTTGGCAGCCCGCACTTCAAGCGGGGGACTTTAATCAAGCTTTGATGGAACTAGGGGCCATGGTTTGTACACCTACGAAACCGGATTGCCCGGCTTGCCCGGTGGCTGAAGCTTGCAAGGGCTGCTTGCAGGGAGATTTTCTGCGTTACCCCGTGAAAAAGCCCAAGGCACAGCGCCAGGTTTTGACCCGCTTAACCTTTGTTCTGCGTAAAGGGAACCGGGTTTATTTGCAAAAACGTTCTTCCAAGGGGTTATTGGCGGATCTTTGGGAGTTTCCGGGTGTAGAATTAAGTGATGGAACTATCCATAGCTTAAACGATGATCTTCCTGTTATTTCCGGGAATGAATCCTATGAGTTTTACCAACAAGCGGTTGCGGAAGGAGTACTTTTTGACGATCGGGTAAAGGACCAATTCCGGCGGGGATTATCATGGCAGGGCCCGGTTTGGTATACCTTCAGCCATCGGCGCTGGAAAATTATTTGGGCAATCATTGATTTGCCCGAGCAGTACGATTCTTCGAATCAGCTCAATCCGCCGGAAGTGATGAGTGCTTGGACTATAAGAGAATCGAAAGGGGAGGCTGGAGCGGCAGCTTCCGGGGAAATAAATCAGTTTGACAAAGAAGGCTGGGTTTCCATGGATGATCTGAATGTTATTCCTCTTCCAGTGGCTTTTTCAGCCATTGTCCAAAAACTGTCAGAAAGACTATAA
- the glnA gene encoding type I glutamate--ammonia ligase encodes MSFTKEDCLKFVKENDVRFIRLQFTDITGNMKNIAVMDKQLDSAFEKGVMFDGSAVAGFSGIESSDMFLFPDPATFSLIPWRPQQGKVARIICDVKNHDGSQFEGDPRYILKRTLKKTKDLGYTFQVGPECEFFMFYNDDEGQPTTITHDSASYCDLAPIDQGENTRREMCMVLEELGFDIEASHHESAAGQHEIDFKYTDALTAADNIMTFKMVVKIIAQRNGLHATFMPKPLPNVNGSGMHINMSLTQNGVNLFKGEKGSNDISETAKHFAAGLLKHIKGITGIANPLVNSYKRLKPGFEAPVHIAWSHMNRSPLLRVPAPRGEGTRLELRSPDPACNPYLTLALVLEAGLDGLHKRLPLADPVNTNIYTLTAEQEKELGLERLPSNLLFALEEMKKDPLIRSTLGVHTFNKYLAAKALEWEAYDNSIHAWEVEKYLKSY; translated from the coding sequence TTGAGTTTTACTAAAGAAGATTGTCTTAAATTTGTAAAAGAAAATGATGTTCGCTTTATTCGTCTGCAGTTCACGGATATTACAGGTAATATGAAGAATATCGCCGTCATGGATAAACAGCTGGACAGCGCTTTTGAAAAGGGGGTCATGTTTGACGGCTCGGCTGTGGCAGGATTCTCCGGAATTGAATCCTCTGATATGTTTCTTTTTCCGGATCCGGCGACTTTCTCGCTTATTCCTTGGCGGCCCCAGCAAGGCAAGGTCGCAAGAATCATTTGCGATGTTAAAAACCACGACGGTTCTCAGTTTGAAGGAGACCCCCGCTATATTCTTAAACGAACCTTGAAGAAAACCAAAGACTTAGGCTATACCTTCCAAGTCGGTCCGGAATGCGAGTTTTTTATGTTTTATAATGATGATGAAGGCCAGCCAACGACAATTACCCATGACTCAGCCAGTTATTGTGATCTGGCGCCGATCGATCAGGGGGAAAATACCCGCCGTGAGATGTGCATGGTCTTGGAGGAATTGGGATTCGATATTGAAGCGTCCCATCATGAGAGCGCGGCGGGGCAGCATGAAATCGATTTTAAATATACGGATGCTCTCACTGCGGCGGACAATATCATGACCTTTAAAATGGTGGTTAAGATCATTGCTCAGCGAAATGGGCTCCATGCCACCTTTATGCCCAAACCGCTCCCCAACGTCAATGGTTCGGGAATGCACATTAATATGTCTCTAACCCAAAATGGGGTCAATCTCTTTAAGGGGGAGAAGGGTTCTAACGATATATCTGAAACTGCCAAGCATTTTGCCGCCGGCTTGTTGAAGCATATTAAAGGAATCACTGGGATAGCCAATCCCCTGGTGAACTCTTATAAACGTTTAAAACCAGGCTTTGAAGCACCTGTGCATATCGCCTGGTCGCATATGAACCGCAGTCCCTTGCTGCGGGTTCCGGCACCCCGGGGAGAGGGAACAAGGCTTGAACTCAGAAGTCCTGATCCTGCCTGTAATCCTTATCTGACCCTGGCGTTGGTATTGGAGGCGGGGCTTGACGGGTTACACAAGCGGCTGCCCTTGGCTGACCCCGTTAATACCAATATTTATACATTGACGGCGGAACAGGAGAAAGAGCTTGGGCTGGAACGGTTGCCCTCAAATCTTTTGTTTGCTCTTGAAGAGATGAAGAAAGATCCCTTAATCCGCTCCACACTGGGTGTTCATACCTTTAATAAATACCTGGCGGCCAAGGCTTTGGAATGGGAAGCCTACGATAACTCAATCCATGCATGGGAAGTCGAAAAGTATCTGAAATCCTATTAA
- a CDS encoding ANTAR domain-containing response regulator → MSAGSVLIVCGKAETASSMQAMLLKEGFYPVSCAHSANEARRALFNMSLDLVIISTPLPDEQGTDLVFDTREKTSAGIIVISRPEQLMDMQCSLEKIGALILPKPINRLTLLQTARFALSVRNSMTELINERDRLKKRMDERKILEQAKWTLVEKLNLSEPQAFRLIQKRAMDMRLPQALVAEEIIKEYE, encoded by the coding sequence ATGAGCGCAGGGAGTGTTTTAATTGTTTGTGGGAAAGCTGAAACTGCAAGCAGCATGCAGGCAATGCTTCTAAAGGAAGGGTTTTATCCGGTCAGTTGCGCTCATTCGGCCAATGAAGCGCGGAGAGCCCTTTTTAATATGTCATTGGATTTAGTCATTATAAGCACTCCACTACCTGATGAACAAGGAACGGATTTAGTTTTTGATACCCGTGAAAAAACCTCTGCCGGCATTATCGTGATCTCCAGGCCGGAGCAATTAATGGATATGCAATGCAGTCTTGAGAAAATAGGCGCCCTGATTCTTCCGAAGCCAATTAACCGTTTGACCTTGCTTCAAACGGCTCGCTTTGCACTATCCGTGCGGAATTCGATGACGGAATTAATCAATGAGCGGGACAGATTAAAGAAACGGATGGATGAGCGCAAGATTCTTGAACAAGCTAAATGGACCCTTGTGGAAAAGCTGAACCTAAGCGAGCCGCAAGCCTTTCGTCTTATCCAGAAAAGAGCTATGGACATGCGTCTCCCTCAGGCATTGGTCGCGGAAGAGATTATCAAGGAGTATGAGTAA
- a CDS encoding PEP/pyruvate-binding domain-containing protein, producing the protein MENFQIASTGLASLDEVIRHLRMGDNVVFQVRDIDVYKRFVMAFIEKNKETAKKIIYIRFTQHAPLLMAMNGVEVFPVNADHGFEEFCSQIHEKITSEGRDVLYIFDCLSELLDRWATDTMIGNFFKVTCPYLYELNTIAYFATFKNHNSYHSTAVIRDTTQVLFDVFEIDSITYVHPLKVWNRYSPTLFFPHVMLNHHFIPVTSSGDVAALYSRLGEDDENPERNLDYWDRLFLKAGELLSSSDPASARVKERISQLSRIFLTRDNRILELIYKHFSLQDILSIKSRLIGSGFIGGKTVGMLLARKILTQSSELWPRLLEPHDSFYIGSDVYYSFLVDNNLWKLKMEHRRTAENYFEKASCLREKILQGSFNDTIKTKLLRMLEYFGQSPIIVRSSSLLEDGFGNAFPGKYESIFCINQGTLEERYHHFTEAVRKVFASTLSVEALAYREKHGLTQIEEQMALLVQRVSGSNKQDYFFPDLAGVGFSFNTYVWDAQMNPNAGMMRLVLGLGTRAVDRLEGDYARIAALDRPQSMPYDGLRSFKAYSQQKMDVLNIRHNRQECLSIQNLMDQGIDLHQTKLAERDLETEQKIRQLGLDRKESWVFSFNPLFSDSDFASTFSNLLQTLETAYSHPVDIEFTVNFKSNGTYLINLLQCRPLQVRGFKDHRELPQEILPDRILFKSQGHFMGGNISTSIHKVILVEPHAYNQLSQSEKYEIARIIGRLNKQIHKETTTVLLLGPGRWGSKIPSLGVPAAFAEINRCSILGEIGYHQTGFLPDVSFGTHFFQDMIESEIFYLALFPEKEETVYQLDLLDNFAQLLDIVPEKSKLSESLKVYDLVPGQLNLKLISDITRQEIQCFFC; encoded by the coding sequence ATGGAAAATTTCCAAATAGCGAGTACCGGCTTAGCTTCATTAGATGAGGTGATCCGACATCTGCGAATGGGAGACAATGTTGTTTTCCAGGTTAGGGATATTGATGTCTACAAGAGATTCGTCATGGCTTTTATTGAAAAAAATAAGGAGACTGCAAAGAAAATTATCTATATTCGTTTTACTCAACACGCCCCTCTCCTCATGGCTATGAATGGAGTTGAGGTTTTTCCGGTCAATGCCGATCACGGCTTTGAAGAGTTTTGTTCCCAAATCCATGAAAAGATCACAAGCGAAGGACGGGATGTTCTTTATATTTTCGACTGCTTATCTGAGCTTTTAGATCGTTGGGCTACAGACACCATGATCGGAAACTTCTTCAAAGTGACCTGCCCCTATCTTTATGAACTCAATACAATCGCTTATTTTGCAACCTTCAAGAATCATAACTCTTACCACAGCACGGCAGTGATTCGGGATACAACTCAGGTTCTGTTCGATGTTTTTGAAATCGACAGCATAACCTATGTACACCCGCTGAAAGTCTGGAATCGTTACTCGCCGACCCTATTCTTTCCTCATGTTATGCTTAACCATCACTTTATTCCTGTAACCAGCAGCGGAGATGTCGCCGCTCTCTATTCCCGGCTCGGAGAAGATGACGAAAACCCGGAAAGAAATCTCGATTATTGGGACCGGCTATTCTTAAAGGCCGGAGAACTTCTTTCTTCCTCAGATCCTGCATCAGCCAGAGTAAAGGAACGCATCAGCCAATTATCCAGAATATTTTTAACACGGGATAACAGAATCCTTGAATTGATCTATAAACACTTTTCCCTTCAGGATATCCTGTCCATTAAATCACGCCTGATTGGCTCAGGGTTTATCGGCGGTAAAACCGTGGGCATGCTTCTGGCCCGAAAAATTTTAACCCAATCATCCGAACTATGGCCACGCCTCCTTGAACCACATGATTCATTTTATATAGGGTCCGATGTCTATTACTCGTTTCTGGTTGACAATAATCTGTGGAAACTGAAAATGGAACACCGCCGGACAGCGGAAAACTATTTTGAAAAGGCCTCCTGCCTTCGGGAAAAAATTCTCCAGGGAAGTTTTAATGACACCATAAAAACTAAATTGCTGAGAATGCTGGAGTATTTTGGTCAGTCCCCCATCATTGTCCGTTCCAGCAGTCTTTTGGAAGATGGCTTTGGCAATGCCTTTCCCGGCAAATACGAAAGCATCTTCTGTATCAACCAGGGAACCCTTGAGGAGAGATACCATCACTTCACTGAAGCTGTCCGGAAGGTCTTTGCCAGTACATTAAGCGTAGAAGCACTAGCCTACCGGGAAAAGCATGGTCTGACCCAAATTGAAGAGCAAATGGCCCTTCTGGTCCAAAGGGTATCAGGGTCAAATAAGCAGGATTACTTTTTTCCGGATCTTGCCGGAGTCGGTTTTTCCTTCAACACCTATGTTTGGGATGCTCAGATGAATCCCAACGCCGGTATGATGCGGCTCGTTCTCGGACTGGGCACCAGGGCAGTCGACCGGCTTGAAGGAGATTACGCGAGGATTGCTGCACTGGACCGCCCGCAATCTATGCCCTATGATGGTCTGCGCAGTTTCAAAGCCTATTCCCAGCAAAAGATGGACGTGCTGAACATCCGGCACAACCGTCAGGAATGTCTATCCATTCAGAACCTGATGGATCAAGGCATAGACTTGCATCAAACGAAGCTTGCTGAACGGGACCTTGAAACGGAACAAAAGATCAGACAACTTGGCCTGGACCGGAAAGAATCCTGGGTTTTTAGCTTTAACCCCTTGTTTTCAGACAGCGATTTTGCCTCAACCTTCTCCAACCTTCTTCAAACTTTAGAAACCGCCTATAGCCATCCTGTTGATATCGAATTTACCGTAAACTTTAAGAGCAATGGCACCTATCTGATTAACCTCCTGCAATGCAGGCCGCTGCAAGTCCGGGGCTTTAAAGACCACAGGGAGTTACCTCAGGAAATCCTGCCTGACCGAATCCTTTTTAAAAGTCAAGGACACTTCATGGGGGGGAATATATCGACCAGCATTCATAAGGTCATCCTCGTGGAGCCACACGCCTATAACCAGCTCAGCCAATCTGAGAAATATGAGATTGCCAGAATCATTGGCAGACTGAATAAACAAATCCATAAAGAAACCACCACAGTCCTGTTGCTCGGTCCGGGCAGATGGGGATCGAAGATCCCTTCTTTAGGAGTCCCGGCTGCCTTCGCCGAAATTAATCGCTGTTCTATTTTAGGGGAGATCGGATACCATCAGACAGGATTCCTGCCTGATGTGTCCTTCGGAACTCATTTCTTTCAGGATATGATCGAAAGCGAGATATTCTATCTGGCTCTTTTTCCCGAAAAGGAAGAAACAGTCTATCAGTTGGATTTACTCGATAATTTCGCTCAATTACTTGATATAGTCCCTGAAAAATCTAAACTTAGTGAGTCTCTGAAAGTCTATGACCTTGTACCCGGACAACTAAATTTAAAATTGATTTCTGATATCACCAGGCAGGAGATTCAATGCTTTTTCTGCTGA
- a CDS encoding UbiX family flavin prenyltransferase: MEIVVGVTGATGTVYALNLLKALKDTGKVNTHLIMSDWAKENLKIETDYSLNDIGSLASVLYDNKNLGAKTSSGSFITDGMVIVPCSMKTLSSIANGYDDNLISRTAGVMLKEGRKLVLSPRETPLSPIHLENMLKLSRLGVRIVPPMPAFYNQPRTIEDIINHHVMKILDQFGIDYDKAQRWQG; encoded by the coding sequence ATGGAAATTGTCGTTGGGGTTACCGGGGCGACGGGAACAGTTTATGCCCTGAATTTATTGAAGGCTTTAAAAGATACGGGTAAGGTGAATACACATCTCATTATGAGCGATTGGGCTAAGGAAAATCTCAAGATAGAAACGGACTATTCCTTGAATGATATAGGAAGTCTGGCTTCGGTACTCTATGATAATAAGAATTTAGGGGCTAAAACTTCGAGCGGATCATTTATTACAGACGGAATGGTTATTGTGCCTTGCAGCATGAAAACCTTGAGTTCAATTGCCAATGGTTATGATGATAACCTGATTTCAAGGACAGCAGGCGTTATGCTCAAAGAAGGAAGAAAACTGGTCTTAAGTCCCAGGGAGACTCCCCTAAGTCCGATCCATCTGGAAAATATGCTTAAGTTATCAAGGCTTGGGGTGAGAATAGTTCCGCCTATGCCCGCCTTTTATAATCAGCCCCGAACTATTGAAGATATTATTAATCATCATGTGATGAAGATATTGGACCAATTCGGAATTGACTATGATAAAGCTCAACGGTGGCAGGGATAG
- the serC gene encoding 3-phosphoserine/phosphohydroxythreonine transaminase — MSRVYNFAAGPAVLPEEVLKEAAEEMLDYNGTGMSVMEMSHRSKAFEQIIGDAEKTLRDLMNIPDNYKVLFLQGGASQQFAMIPMNLMKNRVADHINTGQWAKKAIAEGKQYGKINVLASSEDKTFTYIPDLKNLTFSEDADYVYICHNNTIYGTKYNDLPETGDKVLVADMSSDILSEPVDVTKYGLIFAGAQKNIGPAGVVVVIIREDLITEDVLPGTPTMLKYKTHADNKSLYNTPPAYGIYICGKVFKWVQNQGGLEAMQKRNVEKAAILYDYLDSSKMFRGTVVKQDRSLMNVPFVTGSEELDAKFIKEAKAAGFENLKGHRTVGGMRASIYNAMPRQGVQALVEFMKKFEAENN; from the coding sequence ATGTCAAGAGTATACAATTTTGCTGCCGGTCCGGCTGTATTGCCGGAAGAGGTCCTTAAAGAAGCAGCAGAGGAGATGTTGGACTACAACGGCACAGGAATGTCCGTTATGGAGATGAGCCATCGTTCGAAAGCCTTTGAACAAATTATTGGGGATGCCGAAAAGACATTGCGGGATTTAATGAATATTCCGGATAATTACAAGGTCCTCTTCCTGCAAGGAGGAGCATCCCAACAGTTTGCTATGATCCCCATGAACTTAATGAAAAATAGAGTAGCGGATCATATCAATACCGGACAATGGGCCAAAAAGGCGATTGCTGAAGGTAAACAGTATGGCAAGATTAACGTTTTAGCTTCGTCCGAGGATAAGACGTTTACGTATATACCGGATCTGAAAAATCTAACCTTTTCTGAGGATGCCGATTATGTTTATATCTGTCATAACAATACGATCTACGGAACCAAATATAATGATTTGCCTGAAACGGGAGACAAAGTCCTGGTTGCCGATATGTCCTCAGATATTTTATCCGAACCTGTTGATGTGACAAAATACGGCCTGATTTTTGCCGGGGCTCAAAAGAATATTGGCCCGGCAGGAGTGGTCGTGGTCATCATTCGTGAAGATTTAATCACAGAGGATGTTTTACCAGGAACCCCAACAATGTTGAAATATAAAACCCATGCCGATAACAAATCCCTCTATAATACCCCGCCGGCCTATGGAATCTACATTTGCGGCAAGGTGTTTAAGTGGGTTCAGAATCAAGGCGGGCTCGAGGCAATGCAGAAACGCAATGTGGAGAAAGCTGCTATTTTATATGATTACCTTGATTCCAGCAAGATGTTCAGAGGAACCGTTGTCAAGCAGGATCGTTCCTTAATGAATGTTCCATTTGTCACAGGTTCCGAAGAATTGGATGCAAAATTTATCAAGGAAGCCAAAGCGGCCGGATTTGAGAATTTAAAGGGGCATAGAACTGTGGGCGGTATGAGAGCAAGCATTTATAATGCCATGCCACGCCAAGGTGTCCAGGCTTTAGTCGAATTCATGAAGAAATTCGAAGCGGAGAATAACTAA
- a CDS encoding phosphoglycerate dehydrogenase, with the protein MFKVNCLNKIANVGLDLFTDNYQMVDNFNDANAVLVRSSSIHDLELPHSLDAIARAGAGVNNIPLDKCAERGIVVFNTPGANANGVKEMVIAALIIAARNIVGGVNWVNSCGADPEVAKLVEKNKSKFSGTEVKGKKLGVIGLGATGVLVANAANKLEMEVYGYDPFISVDAAWKLSKFIKHTKALEEIFRNCDFITVHIPLSDSTKGMFNKDTFAIMKDGVKILNFSRDTLVIDEDMIEALKSGKVHRYVTDFPNPNVCGVEGVITIPHLGASTSESEDNCAVMAVRQIMDYMENGNIKNSVNFPNCDMGICTQAGRIAIFHKNIPNMISQFTATFARENINITDMTNKSKGQWAYSLLDIVPPSTDEIVKSLRAIDGVLKVRVIK; encoded by the coding sequence GTGTTTAAAGTAAACTGTTTAAATAAGATTGCTAATGTGGGATTAGACCTATTTACGGATAACTATCAAATGGTGGATAATTTTAATGATGCAAATGCCGTACTCGTAAGGAGCTCAAGTATCCATGATTTAGAGCTGCCTCATTCCTTAGATGCCATTGCCAGAGCCGGAGCGGGAGTTAACAATATTCCGCTGGATAAATGTGCTGAACGGGGCATAGTCGTCTTTAATACTCCGGGTGCTAATGCAAATGGTGTAAAGGAAATGGTCATTGCTGCCTTGATTATTGCGGCTCGCAACATCGTAGGGGGAGTTAACTGGGTAAATTCTTGCGGAGCAGATCCCGAGGTTGCCAAACTTGTTGAGAAAAATAAATCAAAGTTCTCAGGGACAGAAGTTAAAGGTAAGAAACTAGGGGTCATAGGGCTTGGAGCAACGGGAGTTTTAGTTGCGAATGCGGCCAATAAGCTGGAAATGGAGGTTTATGGATATGATCCGTTCATTTCAGTGGATGCAGCCTGGAAGCTTTCCAAATTTATTAAGCACACAAAGGCTTTGGAGGAGATCTTTAGAAACTGTGATTTTATTACGGTTCATATCCCGCTTTCTGATTCAACAAAGGGAATGTTCAACAAAGATACCTTTGCGATTATGAAAGATGGAGTTAAAATACTCAACTTCTCAAGAGATACTCTGGTCATTGATGAAGATATGATTGAAGCCCTGAAGTCCGGAAAGGTCCATCGCTATGTTACAGATTTCCCCAATCCCAATGTATGCGGAGTGGAAGGAGTCATAACCATTCCCCATTTAGGAGCTTCAACCAGCGAATCGGAAGATAACTGCGCCGTCATGGCAGTAAGACAGATAATGGACTATATGGAAAATGGAAATATTAAAAATTCCGTCAATTTCCCGAACTGTGATATGGGAATTTGTACTCAGGCCGGACGGATCGCTATTTTCCATAAGAATATCCCTAACATGATCAGTCAATTCACAGCAACATTTGCCAGGGAAAACATTAATATCACGGACATGACAAATAAGAGTAAAGGACAATGGGCCTATTCTTTGCTGGATATTGTACCCCCATCGACCGATGAAATAGTCAAGAGCCTAAGAGCAATCGACGGGGTTCTAAAAGTAAGGGTGATTAAGTAA
- a CDS encoding DUF1015 domain-containing protein: MATIRPFNAVRPREDVASKVAALPYDVYNRQEALEEVLKEPLSFLKIDRAETQFAEDFNPYDAKVYEKARELLQDMIEEGVLVKEGKDCYYVYELTMDGRAQTGLVGCAAIDDYLNNVIKKHEKTREDKEIDRIKHVDICNAQTGPIFLAYRSQETINEVVEGVKKQAPLYDFIAPDGVRHTVWKIDRTSDLETIYTGFQSIQSVYIADGHHRTASAVKVGLKRREENPGYTGNEEFNFFLSVLFPHDQLMILDYNRVVKDLNGYSKEEFLTQIANSFLVEEIGAEPYKPSEKAAFGMYLEGVWYKLTAKDEIRSTDPVEGLDVALLQNYLLAPVLNIKDIRTDKRIDFVGGIRGLKELEKRANSDMRLAFSMFPTSINELFAVSDAGQLMPPKSTWFEPKLRSGLFIHELG; the protein is encoded by the coding sequence TTGGCTACTATAAGACCTTTTAATGCTGTAAGACCGCGAGAAGATGTCGCAAGTAAAGTGGCAGCGCTTCCTTATGATGTATATAATCGCCAAGAAGCTTTAGAAGAAGTGTTAAAGGAACCCTTATCTTTTTTGAAAATTGATAGAGCAGAAACACAATTTGCTGAAGACTTCAACCCTTATGATGCCAAAGTCTATGAGAAAGCAAGAGAACTTCTTCAGGACATGATTGAAGAAGGGGTGTTGGTAAAGGAAGGTAAGGACTGTTACTACGTCTATGAACTGACGATGGATGGCCGTGCCCAGACCGGTTTAGTTGGATGCGCGGCGATCGACGATTATCTGAACAATGTTATTAAAAAGCATGAGAAAACGCGGGAAGATAAAGAAATCGACCGGATTAAGCATGTGGATATTTGCAATGCTCAAACCGGACCGATTTTCTTAGCTTATCGTTCTCAGGAAACCATCAATGAAGTGGTAGAGGGGGTAAAGAAGCAGGCTCCGTTATATGATTTTATTGCCCCTGATGGAGTCAGGCATACCGTTTGGAAAATAGATAGAACAAGTGATTTGGAAACGATCTATACGGGGTTCCAATCGATCCAAAGTGTCTATATTGCAGATGGACATCATAGAACGGCTTCGGCAGTAAAAGTCGGCTTAAAAAGACGTGAGGAAAATCCGGGGTATACGGGAAACGAGGAATTTAACTTCTTTCTGTCCGTACTTTTCCCTCATGACCAATTGATGATTTTAGACTATAACCGGGTAGTAAAAGATTTAAATGGGTATAGCAAAGAAGAGTTTCTGACACAGATAGCTAATTCCTTTTTAGTAGAAGAAATAGGAGCGGAACCCTATAAACCATCAGAAAAGGCTGCATTTGGGATGTACTTGGAAGGGGTATGGTATAAGCTCACGGCCAAGGATGAAATCCGTTCAACGGATCCTGTAGAGGGACTTGATGTGGCGTTGCTTCAAAATTATCTGTTAGCTCCGGTTCTCAACATTAAAGATATAAGAACAGATAAAAGGATTGACTTTGTTGGAGGAATACGGGGGCTCAAGGAACTTGAAAAAAGAGCCAACAGTGATATGAGGCTGGCCTTCTCCATGTTTCCGACTTCAATTAATGAATTGTTTGCAGTTTCTGATGCAGGGCAGTTGATGCCGCCAAAATCGACTTGGTTTGAACCTAAATTGAGAAGCGGATTGTTTATACATGAGTTAGGGTAG
- a CDS encoding RNA polymerase sigma factor, giving the protein MHDNEAQNILKGDEELIQAILTGNGERYADIVERYQTGLFRTAYYYTQNVEDARDLTQDIFIKAYNSLAAFRQGSAFSTWLYRIAVNHCIDWCRKKKPQYVEDCCLDNFCTEEDGPEDLFLQREIASEVQAAVGSLPAIYSTVLILYYFEDFSPQQIAEITDTPKRTVETRLFRGRKMLKEKLHSTPSGGEGHDMLSKPGQLAQLR; this is encoded by the coding sequence TTGCATGATAATGAAGCTCAAAACATCCTCAAAGGGGATGAAGAATTAATTCAAGCGATCTTAACAGGAAATGGCGAGCGGTATGCCGATATCGTGGAGCGTTATCAGACGGGATTATTCCGTACCGCCTATTATTATACTCAGAATGTTGAAGACGCCCGGGACCTTACCCAAGATATTTTTATTAAAGCCTATAATAGTCTCGCCGCATTCAGACAGGGGTCAGCCTTTTCCACTTGGCTCTACAGAATCGCTGTCAATCATTGTATTGATTGGTGCCGGAAGAAAAAACCTCAATATGTAGAGGACTGCTGCTTGGATAATTTTTGCACTGAGGAAGATGGCCCCGAAGACTTGTTTTTGCAGCGGGAAATCGCCTCTGAAGTACAAGCGGCAGTCGGCAGCCTGCCGGCAATCTACAGTACGGTCCTCATCCTATACTATTTTGAAGACTTCAGTCCCCAACAAATTGCGGAGATAACTGACACGCCCAAACGAACAGTGGAAACCCGGTTGTTTCGGGGTCGGAAAATGTTAAAAGAAAAGCTCCATTCTACGCCCTCTGGAGGTGAAGGTCATGACATGTTATCGAAGCCGGGACAACTGGCACAGCTACGTTAA